Proteins found in one Armatimonadota bacterium genomic segment:
- a CDS encoding deacylase, whose translation MPARKLKEFLDSHNVKYVSITHSRAYTSQEVAASAHIRGKEFAKTVMVKLDGKMAMAVLPATRRVDLDALKQAAGAQRAELATEQEFQYMFPECETGAMPPFGNLYGMEVYADASLAEDEEIAFNAGSHVEVIRMAYKNFERLVQPKIANIARV comes from the coding sequence ATGCCTGCGCGCAAATTGAAGGAGTTCCTCGACAGCCACAACGTGAAGTACGTCAGCATCACCCACTCACGCGCCTACACCTCTCAGGAAGTCGCTGCATCCGCACACATCCGGGGTAAGGAGTTTGCCAAGACGGTGATGGTGAAGCTGGACGGTAAGATGGCGATGGCGGTGTTGCCCGCGACACGCAGGGTGGACCTGGATGCACTGAAGCAGGCTGCGGGTGCACAACGCGCCGAACTTGCCACCGAACAGGAGTTCCAGTATATGTTCCCGGAATGCGAAACGGGCGCGATGCCGCCCTTCGGCAACCTGTATGGGATGGAGGTGTACGCGGACGCCAGCCTCGCCGAAGATGAGGAAATCGCCTTTAACGCCGGTTCGCACGTCGAGGTCATTCGGATGGCTTATAAGAACTTCGAACGGCTGGTGCAACCGAAGATAGCGAACATCGCGAGAGTGTAA
- a CDS encoding hypothetical protein (possible pseudo, frameshifted): protein MIPEPVAVTLRVTSVLESLGVPYAISGSLASALYGVARATQDVDIIADLQPAHVRSLVDRLTGEFDIDDEVAAREVTRRGSFNLIHRESMFKVDIFVAREHPLDKAVLARARRQVLHNEPEVSASLISPEDAIVARLICYRQERQVSDKQWRDVVGMLRVLGDTLDRTYLEQFAQQMGVQDLLRQAMAEATQ from the coding sequence ATGATACCTGAACCTGTAGCCGTTACGCTGCGGGTAACCTCTGTGCTGGAGTCGCTTGGGGTGCCCTACGCGATTTCGGGTTCGCTGGCGAGCGCACTGTACGGCGTCGCCCGCGCTACCCAGGACGTTGATATTATCGCTGACCTCCAACCTGCGCATGTGCGTTCCTTGGTAGACAGGCTCACCGGGGAGTTTGACATCGATGATGAGGTAGCTGCACGAGAGGTGACACGCCGGGGAAGTTTTAACCTGATTCACCGCGAGTCCATGTTCAAGGTGGACATCTTCGTCGCACGCGAACATCCGCTGGACAAAGCAGTACTTGCCAGAGCCAGACGGCAGGTGCTTCACAATGAGCCGGAGGTTTCGGCTTCGCTCATTAGCCCGGAAGATGCTATTGTTGCCAGGTTGATCTGCTACAGACAGGAGCGACAGGTTTCCGATAAACAGTGGCGGGATGTCGTTGGAATGCTGCGCGTATTGGGGGACACACTGGACAGAACGTATCTGGAACAGTTTGCGCAGCAGATGGGCGTGCAGGACCTGCTTCGGCAGGCAATGGCAGAGGCAACTCAGTGA
- a CDS encoding HDIG domain protein has product MAPNIGVFPKSPQEVVQSVGEIAMLPQVVMRVLDMTSSTRATTQELEDVIGQDQGLTSKVLTLANSSYYGLPRRVSSLREAVMFLGFRAVRNIAMTASCYNMFIGKSDSQSLLKRRIWKHSVDTSLLTRLVCAYAPDVVPDEAFAAGLLHDIGKTVLEQYYPQAMMRVVQTAERLGIRHHEAEEQILGFNHADVGLALAIHWNLPTALAESLGYHHCVSAATTAPRLVAVVAIASDISNLLEEGMDDEQAMAYINEEALKTLGISSDQMEALLQGCRVEVERSMGLHSMAA; this is encoded by the coding sequence ATGGCTCCCAATATCGGGGTGTTTCCCAAGTCACCCCAGGAAGTGGTACAAAGCGTCGGCGAAATCGCCATGCTTCCGCAGGTCGTGATGAGAGTGCTGGATATGACCAGCAGTACCCGAGCAACGACCCAAGAGCTGGAAGATGTCATCGGGCAGGACCAGGGGTTGACCAGCAAGGTGCTGACTCTGGCAAACTCGTCCTACTATGGGCTGCCCAGACGGGTGAGCTCACTGCGTGAGGCGGTGATGTTCTTAGGCTTCCGCGCGGTACGCAATATCGCCATGACCGCGTCCTGCTATAACATGTTCATCGGTAAATCCGACAGCCAGAGCCTGCTGAAACGACGTATCTGGAAGCATTCGGTGGATACCTCGCTGCTCACGCGCCTGGTATGCGCCTATGCCCCCGATGTGGTGCCCGATGAGGCTTTTGCCGCAGGCTTGCTGCATGACATCGGCAAAACAGTGCTGGAGCAATACTACCCCCAGGCGATGATGCGGGTGGTGCAAACGGCAGAGAGGCTCGGCATCCGCCACCACGAGGCGGAGGAGCAGATTCTCGGCTTCAACCACGCTGACGTGGGACTGGCGCTCGCTATCCACTGGAATCTACCCACTGCTCTGGCAGAATCTCTGGGCTACCACCACTGCGTCTCTGCGGCGACCACAGCACCCAGACTGGTAGCGGTGGTGGCTATCGCCAGCGACATCTCCAACCTGCTGGAAGAAGGGATGGACGATGAGCAGGCGATGGCTTACATCAACGAGGAGGCGTTGAAAACACTGGGTATCTCCTCGGACCAGATGGAAGCCTTGCTGCAAGGCTGTCGGGTGGAGGTGGAACGCAGCATGGGGTTACACAGCATGGCGGCGTGA
- a CDS encoding twitching motility protein PilT, producing the protein MEAGYAQQHTGLEDLEDLMPLEGDVFPASSSKLASGVMEREDSSSTDTEALSIDDVHIDDLLRMTVEKGASDLHLSVGLPPMVRVDGRLHPLPFDPLNPRDIQRLVYDVLTGDQIQKFEKTKELDFSYGVKDVGRFRFNVYRQRGSVGCAMRAIPSAIPSLEQLRLPAILRELTRRHSGLILVTGPTGSGKSTTIASMIDVINTERNCHIMTIEDPIEYLHSHKNSMVNQRELGTDTDSFHNALRAVLREDPDVILVGEMRDLETIRAALTLAETGHLVFATLHTRNAPQTIDRVVDVFPPEQQEQIRIQLANTLESVIAQQLLPMLGGGRVAAVEIMIATPAIRNLIREGKVHQIYSIMETSSQQGMQTMDRALADLHLSGLVSFEEAVLRCIDRENFMRFIQAR; encoded by the coding sequence ATGGAAGCAGGCTATGCTCAGCAGCATACTGGTCTGGAAGACCTGGAAGATCTGATGCCGCTGGAGGGGGACGTTTTCCCTGCCTCCTCCAGTAAGCTGGCATCAGGAGTCATGGAGAGGGAGGACAGCTCCTCCACCGACACGGAAGCACTCTCCATAGACGACGTGCATATCGACGACCTGTTGCGGATGACGGTGGAGAAGGGAGCTTCGGACCTGCACCTGTCCGTCGGTTTGCCACCGATGGTGCGTGTAGATGGACGTCTGCATCCGTTGCCCTTCGACCCCCTGAACCCACGCGACATCCAGCGGCTGGTATACGACGTTCTGACCGGAGATCAGATACAGAAGTTCGAGAAAACGAAGGAGCTGGACTTCTCGTACGGCGTCAAAGACGTGGGCAGGTTCCGTTTCAACGTCTATCGGCAGCGCGGGTCTGTGGGATGTGCCATGCGCGCTATCCCCTCCGCGATACCTTCACTGGAGCAACTGCGTTTGCCCGCTATCCTGCGCGAGTTGACCCGACGCCATAGTGGACTGATTCTGGTCACCGGTCCCACCGGCTCTGGAAAGTCCACCACCATCGCGTCCATGATCGATGTCATCAATACCGAGCGGAACTGCCACATCATGACCATCGAGGACCCTATTGAGTACCTTCACTCGCATAAGAACAGCATGGTCAACCAGCGCGAGCTGGGCACAGACACCGATTCGTTCCACAACGCGCTGCGTGCGGTGTTGCGCGAAGACCCCGACGTGATTCTGGTGGGCGAAATGCGCGACCTCGAAACCATCCGCGCCGCGCTTACCCTGGCGGAAACGGGACACCTCGTCTTCGCCACCTTGCATACGCGCAACGCGCCCCAGACTATCGACCGCGTGGTGGACGTGTTCCCGCCGGAACAGCAGGAGCAAATCCGCATCCAGCTGGCAAACACGCTGGAGTCGGTGATTGCCCAGCAACTGCTTCCCATGCTGGGCGGCGGGCGAGTGGCGGCAGTGGAGATTATGATTGCCACCCCTGCCATCCGCAACCTGATCCGGGAAGGCAAGGTACACCAGATTTACTCCATTATGGAGACCAGCTCCCAGCAGGGTATGCAGACGATGGACCGCGCTCTGGCAGACCTGCACCTGAGCGGGTTGGTCTCGTTTGAGGAAGCGGTATTGCGCTGCATCGACCGCGAGAACTTCATGCGGTTTATTCAGGCGCGGTAA
- a CDS encoding transcriptional regulator, which yields MISQTAEYALRAMVYLAQYPEQSHTNQQIARVTRVPTGYLAKVLQNLSRAGLITSRRGLGGGFALAKPPGEITVYEIVQAVDPIPRITSCPLKLKAHRDKLCPLHQRLDNAWDLVEQSFRSTTLGDIIDEAGEEGVLCEEE from the coding sequence ATGATTTCGCAGACCGCAGAGTACGCTTTGAGGGCAATGGTTTATCTGGCGCAGTACCCCGAGCAATCGCACACCAATCAGCAGATTGCGCGGGTGACGCGCGTGCCTACGGGATATTTGGCGAAAGTGCTGCAGAATCTGAGCCGTGCCGGTTTAATCACCTCACGGCGTGGGCTGGGGGGAGGGTTCGCCCTGGCAAAGCCTCCGGGTGAGATTACCGTTTATGAGATTGTGCAGGCGGTAGACCCCATCCCCCGTATCACCTCGTGCCCTTTGAAGCTGAAGGCACATCGGGACAAGCTGTGTCCGCTGCACCAGCGGCTGGATAACGCCTGGGATCTGGTAGAACAGTCTTTCCGCAGCACCACGCTCGGCGACATTATCGACGAAGCGGGCGAAGAAGGAGTGCTGTGCGAAGAGGAGTAA
- the pilC gene encoding type II secretion system protein F, giving the protein MPQFVYNAVDPSGRTLRGIMEADDERLVLAWLHEQHYHVLSVQPKRGGFSLAALKELNRSKKVKLLELVMFSRQFATMIDAGIPILKSLDALETQTKNPALREVIGAVRQDVKGGMSLADALSKHPQVFSKLYVNMVRAAEVGGILDQILDRLAQFLEKELEIRQKIKSAMMYPVLVLIFSMVMVFALFTFVLPRFKEIFASMNVKMPPATQFLFSLSDYAVAYWYVPPALLIGAFVFLKQYGKNPKGRYQIDLVKLRLPIIGDLVLKMSISRFARTFGVLIASGVSMMRSLEIVAETAGNSVLATAIDSARNGVREGQKLSTPLGASGLFPTMVTHMIDVGEETGRLSDMLVKVSDFYEKEVDATVKGLTSMIEPMLIIFLGVIVGFIAISVMTPIFTLVSNIN; this is encoded by the coding sequence ATGCCACAGTTTGTATATAATGCGGTAGACCCGTCCGGGCGCACCCTGCGCGGAATCATGGAAGCCGACGACGAGCGCTTGGTTCTGGCTTGGCTGCACGAACAGCACTACCACGTACTGAGCGTGCAACCGAAACGCGGCGGTTTCAGCCTGGCTGCGCTGAAGGAGCTGAACCGTTCCAAAAAGGTGAAACTGCTGGAGCTGGTCATGTTCAGCCGGCAGTTCGCCACCATGATTGACGCAGGCATTCCCATCCTGAAGAGCCTGGACGCACTGGAAACACAGACGAAGAACCCCGCTCTGCGTGAAGTCATCGGCGCAGTGCGTCAGGACGTCAAGGGAGGGATGTCTCTCGCCGACGCACTGAGCAAGCACCCGCAGGTGTTCTCCAAACTGTACGTCAACATGGTGCGTGCCGCGGAAGTGGGCGGTATTCTAGACCAGATACTGGACCGCCTGGCACAGTTCCTGGAGAAGGAGCTGGAAATCCGCCAGAAGATTAAGTCGGCGATGATGTATCCGGTGCTGGTGCTTATCTTCTCGATGGTGATGGTGTTCGCGCTGTTCACGTTCGTGTTGCCGCGCTTTAAGGAGATTTTCGCCAGCATGAACGTGAAAATGCCCCCTGCCACCCAGTTTCTGTTCAGCCTCAGCGACTATGCGGTGGCTTACTGGTATGTACCACCTGCACTGCTGATTGGGGCGTTTGTGTTCCTCAAGCAGTACGGTAAGAACCCAAAAGGGCGATACCAGATTGACCTCGTGAAGCTGCGGTTGCCTATCATCGGCGACCTGGTGCTGAAGATGAGTATCTCGCGCTTCGCCCGCACGTTTGGCGTGCTCATTGCCAGCGGCGTCTCCATGATGCGATCGCTGGAGATTGTGGCGGAGACCGCAGGCAACAGCGTGCTGGCGACCGCTATCGACAGCGCGCGAAACGGCGTGCGCGAAGGGCAGAAGCTCAGCACACCACTCGGCGCCAGTGGGCTTTTTCCCACGATGGTCACCCACATGATTGACGTGGGCGAAGAGACGGGTCGCCTGAGCGATATGCTGGTGAAGGTTTCCGACTTCTACGAGAAAGAGGTAGACGCCACCGTCAAAGGGCTGACCTCAATGATTGAGCCGATGCTCATCATCTTCCTGGGAGTGATCGTGGGCTTTATCGCCATCTCTGTGATGACGCCCATCTTCACACTGGTCAGCAATATCAACTAG
- a CDS encoding cupin, with amino-acid sequence MDKPYLYLTELEQQVEIPRDGILSRTLYQDEHVKVVLFGFDTGQDLSEHTASMPALLHFVQGEADLTLGAERHTATAGTWVYMTPNLPHSVVAKTPVVMLLVLLR; translated from the coding sequence ATGGACAAACCATACCTTTACCTGACCGAACTGGAGCAGCAGGTGGAAATCCCGCGCGATGGCATCCTGAGCCGCACGCTCTATCAGGATGAACACGTGAAGGTGGTACTCTTCGGTTTTGACACGGGTCAGGACCTTTCCGAGCACACCGCCTCTATGCCTGCCTTGCTTCATTTCGTGCAGGGTGAGGCAGACCTGACGCTTGGGGCAGAACGGCACACCGCTACCGCAGGCACATGGGTGTACATGACCCCCAATCTGCCACACAGCGTGGTAGCGAAGACGCCTGTGGTAATGCTGCTGGTGCTGCTGAGATAG
- a CDS encoding nitric-oxide reductase large subunit has translation MRYTRLWLALAAVLLASFAVLGYYGFEIYQQAPPIPQRVVTSDGRVLFTRQQIQEGQNVWQSMGGQEVGSIWGHGAYVAPDWSADWLHREAVWMLDTLAKERYGVAYASLSPEQQAPLRERVQREIRTNTYDPQTGDLVVSPLRAQAIWAVGAHYAALFGSDPEMDSLRQAYAIPPNSVRDPARLKALNAFFFWAAWACGTNRPGSNVTYTNNWPHEPLIDNRPTSAIVLWSVISVIALLAGVGGMVWYFAARRHEEQEEVAPEENPLSGLKLTPSMRATLKYFWTVVALLLAQVLFGILTAHYSVEGWGFFGIPLAQYLPYAVVRTWHVQLGIFWIATAWLATGLFVAPAVSGYEPKWQKLGVNLLYIALLFIVVGSMAGQWFSIQQKMGLGTSFWFGHQGYEYVDLGRFWQILLLVGLFLWLGMVGRALWPALRTRSDSRSLLALFLLSAVAIGSFYGAGLMWGRHTHLAMAEYWRWWVVHLWVEGFFEVFATAVIAFLFSRMGLVKVSTATSAALFTATIYLTGGIIGTMHHLYFTGTPTAVLAWGATFSALEIVPLVLVGFEAYENLKLSTVRPWVQEFRLPILFFVGVAFWNMVGAGLFGFLINPPIALYYMQGLNTTPVHGHTALFGVYGLLGLGLMLFCLRAFTMHRQWDTRSLRFSFWAMNIGLALMVLLSLLPLGLLQAAASIDQGLWYARSAEFLQQPLLQTLRWMRVIGDGIFTLGALALAWFVAGLQTGWSLQPVEERIPERETEMVHGKSANQPVVRR, from the coding sequence ATGCGATACACCAGACTGTGGCTTGCTTTAGCAGCAGTACTGCTTGCCTCGTTTGCAGTACTGGGTTACTATGGCTTTGAGATATATCAACAGGCACCTCCCATCCCTCAGCGCGTAGTCACCTCTGACGGGCGGGTGCTCTTCACGCGCCAGCAGATTCAGGAAGGACAGAACGTGTGGCAATCGATGGGGGGACAGGAGGTTGGCTCTATCTGGGGTCACGGTGCCTATGTGGCGCCGGACTGGTCGGCAGACTGGCTACACCGCGAGGCAGTATGGATGCTGGATACTCTGGCGAAGGAGCGTTACGGGGTCGCCTACGCTTCGCTCTCCCCTGAGCAGCAGGCTCCTCTGCGCGAACGGGTTCAGCGTGAGATACGTACCAATACCTACGACCCGCAAACGGGTGATCTGGTGGTTTCGCCGCTCCGGGCGCAAGCGATATGGGCGGTCGGGGCACACTACGCCGCGCTTTTCGGCAGCGACCCTGAGATGGATTCTCTGCGACAGGCTTATGCTATTCCTCCCAATAGCGTGCGAGACCCAGCCCGCCTTAAGGCGTTGAACGCCTTCTTCTTCTGGGCGGCGTGGGCATGTGGCACGAACCGCCCAGGCAGCAACGTGACCTACACCAACAACTGGCCCCACGAACCGCTGATTGACAACCGGCCTACCAGCGCGATCGTGTTGTGGTCGGTCATCAGCGTGATCGCGTTACTGGCAGGTGTAGGGGGCATGGTGTGGTATTTCGCCGCCCGCCGGCACGAAGAGCAAGAGGAGGTTGCTCCAGAAGAGAACCCTCTGAGCGGTCTGAAGCTGACCCCTTCTATGCGCGCGACGCTAAAGTATTTCTGGACAGTCGTGGCGCTGTTGCTCGCGCAGGTACTCTTCGGCATTCTTACCGCCCACTATAGTGTGGAAGGATGGGGGTTCTTCGGCATCCCACTGGCACAGTATCTGCCCTATGCGGTAGTACGCACGTGGCATGTGCAGCTGGGTATCTTCTGGATTGCCACTGCCTGGCTCGCGACGGGTCTGTTCGTTGCGCCTGCGGTATCGGGCTACGAACCGAAGTGGCAGAAGCTGGGCGTCAACCTGCTGTACATTGCCCTGCTGTTCATCGTTGTGGGTTCAATGGCGGGACAATGGTTTTCCATCCAGCAGAAGATGGGATTAGGAACCAGCTTTTGGTTCGGGCACCAGGGGTACGAGTACGTGGACCTCGGTCGCTTCTGGCAGATACTGTTGCTTGTTGGCTTGTTCCTGTGGCTGGGCATGGTCGGCAGGGCACTATGGCCCGCGTTACGCACCCGCTCCGACAGCCGTAGCCTGCTGGCGTTGTTCCTGCTCTCTGCTGTCGCTATCGGTTCGTTCTACGGTGCAGGGCTGATGTGGGGACGGCATACCCACCTGGCGATGGCAGAGTACTGGCGCTGGTGGGTGGTGCACCTGTGGGTGGAAGGGTTCTTCGAGGTCTTTGCCACCGCAGTGATCGCCTTCCTGTTTAGTCGGATGGGGCTGGTGAAGGTATCCACAGCAACCAGTGCTGCTCTGTTCACTGCGACCATCTACCTGACGGGAGGCATCATCGGTACGATGCACCACCTGTACTTCACCGGCACACCTACCGCTGTTCTGGCATGGGGAGCGACATTCAGTGCACTGGAGATTGTGCCTCTGGTGCTCGTGGGGTTTGAAGCCTACGAGAACCTGAAACTGAGCACGGTACGCCCGTGGGTGCAGGAGTTCCGACTACCCATCCTGTTCTTTGTAGGCGTTGCCTTCTGGAACATGGTAGGAGCGGGGCTGTTCGGTTTTCTGATTAACCCGCCCATCGCCCTGTACTATATGCAGGGACTGAACACCACCCCTGTGCATGGACATACCGCCCTGTTCGGGGTGTACGGCTTGCTGGGCTTGGGGCTGATGCTCTTCTGCCTGAGGGCGTTCACCATGCACCGACAGTGGGACACGCGATCGCTGCGTTTCAGCTTCTGGGCGATGAACATCGGCCTGGCGCTCATGGTGCTGTTGAGCCTGTTGCCGTTGGGGCTTTTGCAGGCAGCAGCGAGTATTGACCAGGGACTGTGGTACGCCCGCTCGGCAGAGTTCTTGCAACAACCGCTCTTGCAGACTCTGCGCTGGATGCGTGTCATTGGCGACGGTATCTTCACACTGGGTGCGCTCGCATTGGCGTGGTTTGTAGCGGGTCTGCAAACAGGATGGTCCCTCCAGCCTGTAGAAGAGCGTATCCCCGAACGCGAAACCGAAATGGTGCATGGCAAGTCAGCGAACCAGCCTGTTGTGAGGAGATAG